In Pseudomonadota bacterium, the DNA window CAAGGCGGCAAGGAAGAGGTGGCGTAGACACAAGCGAAGCGAGTTGAGGGGTTGGCCTGGGCGCCCGCTTTAGCGGGTCGTAGCTTGATGCCCGTGGAGGGGGCCGCTTGCGGGTGTTCCAGAAATAGCGGAGACGATGACAAAGCCAGCGATGATAGCGCTTTGATCTGGAATTGGAATTACTCGATCATATATTTCTTTACCTTGGAGATCAGGTTAATCCGTGATATGCCAAGAATCTGCGCTGCCCTTGTTTTGTTTCCGCCAGTGTGATGGAGGATCTTCTTGATATGCTCCTTTTCGACGTCAATCAAAGCTTTCAGCGGTATCTCCGCCAATCCGTCATCAATCATCGGTGCGCTTTCGAGGAAATAATTGGGAAGAGATTTCTTTCTTAATTCGTTCGTAGATTCAACAATAACACCACTATTGATTATGTTCATCAACTCCCGGACATTGCCGGGATAGTCGAAATGGGACAGGAGCTTCATGGCTGCTTCGGAGATTTTCTCTATTTTCTTATCGTTAAGTTCGGAGAACTTTCTGAGAAAATGCATGCATAGCAGGGGAATGTCGCCTTTTCTATCCCTGAGGGGAGGGAGATAAACTGAATTCATATTCAAACGATAGAAGAGGTCTTTCCTGAAGTCTCCCGTTTTTATCTCCTGGTGCAAGTTCTTATTGGTGGCGGCAATAATCCGCACGTCGACTTTCAGATTCTTGGTGGAGCCCATGCGAAAAAACTCCCCTTCCTGCAAGACTCTAAGGAGCTTCACCTGTATGGGCAGGGCCAGCTCACCAATTTCATCAAGAAAAAGCGTGCCCTTGTCCGCTACTTCCAGAAACCCCCTTTTCTGTGTTGTTGCCCCTGTGAAGGCACCCTGATTGTGACCGAAAAACTCAGAGGAAAAGAGCTCGTTGGCAAATGTGCCTGCATTCACGGCAACAAAGTTTTCCTTATTTCTTTTGCTGATTTTGTGTATGGCCCTTGCGATAAGTTCTTTTCCTGTGCCGCTCTCACCCCATATTAGTATACTGTTGTCCGTCTGGGCCATCTTTTCAACAACGGAGAAGATGTTGTGCATTTTCTCATTCTGGGTGATAATATCCTTGAAGGCATCCGCAAATTTCAGATCGGGGGATACGCGGACCTCCTGTTCAATAATCTTCTGGTTTTGCCTGTTTTCCATGGCGGCGTTGATCAAATTCAAAAGTTGTTCCGTATCAACAGGCTTGGTTAGATACTCGATTGCCCCGAGTTTCATCGCCGAGACGGCAAGGGCCACATCCTCCACACCGGTGAGGACAATAGTCTCCACATCTACGTTGTTTTCCTGGATATGTCTCAAGATGTCCAACCCGGTGACTTCGGGCATATCCATGTCTAGCAACAGGATGTCGTACTGATTCGCAGCAAGCTCGCTGTATGCTTTCGTACTGTTGCTAAGCGTCTTTATGTCAAACGTACCTGCCTGGAGCAGAAAAATGTTGAGATAGTTCAGCACGGCCTGATCGTCATCTATGACGAGAATCTTGTTCATTTGCCCTCCTCAGGGCTTCTTGGAAGGTAGATGCAGAAGGTAGTACCAATACCCTCTTTGCTCTCCACATCAATTCTCCCCTGGTGCTCCTTGATGATACCATAGGCTATGGAAAGACCAAGGCCCGTACCTCCACCCGTACCTCCCTGGTGTCTTTTGGTTGTAAAAAAAGGGTCAAAGATCTGTTTTGCGGTGCGTTCACCCATCCCCTTCCCATCATCCCTAACCCGCAGCATTACCTCTTTTTCGTTGAAGCTGGATAGAACGTGGATAGTGCCTCTCGGCTTCTCAATAGCCTGAGACGCATTAATGAGGATGTTCACAATAACCTGCTGTAATTTTTGGGAGTTCCCTACCACAGTGGGCAATTTGGGATCGAAATCGATCTTCACATCGGCCGTTCTTCGAATCTGATTATCCACCAACCTCAAGCACGCCTCCGTAATACTATTAAGGCTGACGACCTCATTCAGAAATCCCTCATCGCGTTTAGCAAACTTCTTTAGCCCATCCACGATGCCTTTGATCCTGTTGGAGCCCTGCACCATGTCGTCAATCAGTATGGGGATGTTTTCTTTGAAGATGTCATAACTGAGGCGCGCGATCTTCATATCGGGATGGGATTTATAATAGGCGTTTAGGATGGGGAAAATATCATTCATGGCCTCCTGAACAATATGCAGATTTCCACGAATGAAGGTATTCGGGTTGTTTATCTCATGACCAATCCCGGAAACGAGTTGGCCCAGCGAGGTGAGCTTATCGGCCTGGAGCAACTGCCTTTCCATGTTCTTTTCTTTGGTAATAACCCGCGAGATTTCGAGGGTACCCGTAACCTCGCAGTCAGGTCCAAAAATCGGGTATGCCTGGAGCAGGTAATACTCATCACCTACCACCTTTTCCTGATTTACCGATGTTTTTTCTTCAAACACCCTCTCTGCCAGACAATCCTCACAGCGTTGATCCTGGCCAAAAACTTTTTTGTAACACTTGCCCTTGTTACCAATGGATTTCTGGTTTGACATAAGGATGTTAAAGTCTGCATCAAGAACGACAACCGTATCGGTGATCGTCTTGAATAGAGCCTGGAGCCTCGTTTTGCTCTCCCTCAGCTTCTCAGTCAGGGTCATCAGTTCCTGGTTCTTTTTCATGAGAAGGTTCTTCTGGTTTTCGAGATCGACAGTTCTCCCAAGGACTTTTCTCTCCAGGTTTTCATTCTGTTCGATCAGTTTTCTCTCCAGTTCCTTTCGGACCCGGATATCCTTGTACCCTGTTTCCACAAACTTTTCGCCGTCCATGTCGATGAATAGGCATGAGGCGATGACAGGTATCGGATTCCCGTGGCGGTCCATGACGGCGAGGTCAAGCGCCTCTATCTTTCCATCTTCCTCAAGCTTCTGGAAGATTACGGGCCTGACCGCAGGATTTTCATACAACCGGTCTCTCACGTAGTTGAGATGCACCGAGCCGTCCTCAGGATAGTCAAGGAGGCGGTAAAACTCTCTGTTGGCCTTGACGATATCGCCGTTCAGCCGTGAGATGATGAGGGGGACTGGCGCATCTTTGAAAAAATCTTCGTACTTTTTCTTCGAGTTTTGAAGTTCTGTTGTTTTCTTTTCTACCAGTTCTGTGAGATTGCCCACATACTTTTGCTTCTCTTCAATAAGCTCCTGAAGTTCGTCTACATATTTTTGTAATTTAGCGTGGAGTTCCCGTCGCTCTACGTATTTAGATATTTTGCTGCTTACCTCTTCGATAAGCCTTCTCTCCTCTTCCAGAAACGGGGCATCTTCCTTATAGTACACCTCGACAGAGCCCCTCTTCTTCCCCGATACGAGAATCTCGGCGGTCAGCGATGCTGCGACCTCTCCCTCAGATGCCGACTCTGCCGAGTATTCGGTCCCGTCAAGCCATATAGCGGCAGCGGCAATCTCAGGGAATTGCAAACCCTGAACCAGGTGGGTGGCCGTCTTTGTCAGATTCTGTGCAAGGTCACCGTCAGATCTTATCTCAGGGCCTATGTTGTACAAACATTCAAGCTCCTGAACCCTTTTCTTCAAATCACTCTCAACGTTTTGGAGATTCCGGGAAGACTTCATGCGGTTCCTCTTCTTAGATTCTTTATTTATAACAATTTATCATATCATAACCAGCGCTAAAATGCACATTCCGACACACCCACCGAATCCTTCTTTCACCCTCTTTAGAATGGAATAAGCGGTTCGGTGGGCATCGGAGGATGTTTTTATTCTTATTCTGCAAGTTTGCTCTTTATTTTCATATTATAGTAGTTCTCTGTGAACAGGTATGGTTTCTTCTCCAGATTCACAGGGAGTGCTTCGATCATGGCAGCGCTGAACTTTCCTTTGCCGTTTCCTGTCATAAACTTCTTCTCGAATAATGCCTTTCCCCAGGATGTGCCGGGGGCTATATTGCGGTAGGCAGGATTGTCCTCTTTAATCTGCTCTGCAATATCATTTACAGATCCGAAGGTTAAAGGAATATTCAATTTCCCGGCCAGCTTGCATATAATCTGCCAGTTTTCCATACCGGTCTTCGGTTCAAAGACCTTGGCAAATGTCTGCACCATCCTGTCGCACGCTGTATATGAACCGGACGTCTCAACAGGTACAGATGCCGGAAGCACCACATCTGCCTCCATGGCTGTTGCGGTGACGAAATTATCGACAACAAGCAGGAAGTCTGCGTTGCCCGTGAATCTGAGATTGGACGGTTCGTTCAGGGGGTCTTCCCCAAATATAATGAGCGCCTTTATTTTGTCGTTTTCCATGTCTGCTTTAATGTCCACAGGCTTGAAGACGGACTTTAGGTCCACGCCCCATTTAGTGCCGAGTTTCTTGATGCGGGCAGTGTCCCGGAAACGGATATTCCCCGGCAGATATTTTGCGTCGACGCCCATATCAAGGAGACCTTGAGAGTTTGCATAATCTCTCAGGATGACAATACCATTTCCAGGCTTTCCGATTCTTCCGGTAAGCATCATCAGGTTCCCGATTGCCTTCAGATCATCACAAGATTTTTCCCACAAAGAGTCGATATTGTACATGACAATTACATTCTTATCGGGTGATGCCAGCAGGTTGCACAGTTGTACAATCTTCTCATCTTCCACTCCTGTGGTTTCTGAGACTGCACCCATATCCAGGTTGGAAACCGACATCTTGAGTTCCTCGAATCCTTCTGTACGGCTTTCAATAAAATCAATATCTCCCAGCCCTCTGTCAATAAGTGCCTTACAGATCATGTTTAGCAGCGCGGTGTTTGTTCCACGCTTTGAATTAATCCATAAATCAGCGAACTTGTTCAGCGCCGTTTCAGAGGAATTGACGGTCACCAGATATGAGCCCCTCTTTTGAGCGCTTTTGACTTTCAGTTCTGCAATAAGGTTTTCTTCTGATATATCCGCATTGATTACCAGAACAACATTGGCTTTGTGTAGATCGTCCATAGTAGTTGTAGAGACGGTTACCCCGAACATATCGTCAAGGCTGTCCTGCTCTACGCCGTTTAACAGGTTAGTGAAGCTTCCAATGTTATTCGTTTTGAGTCCTGCACGGACAAATTTCTGGAGCAGATAAAGTTCTTCATTGGTCATCCTCGGAGACCCGAAAACGGCAACCGACTCAGGACCGTAGGCCTTAATAATCGCATCCAGCCTCTGTGCCGCATAATCGATAGCTTCGTCCCACGTGGCATTCCGGTGTCCACCCTTCTTTTTTATAATTGGGGTGAGGAGCCGGTCTTTATCTATCATATATCTGTACCCGAACCGCCCCTTTGAGCATAGATACCCTTTATTGTGGGAAGTCTCGTCTACATTTGCAACGGTGAAGCAGTGATCATAGAATACTTTGTAGCTCATGTTACAACCTAAAGAGCAGAAGCTACAGATAGACTCAACATTCCGCGAGTCCCAAGGACCTGGTTTGCGGAAAGGCAGTTTCTCAGTAATCGCCCCGGTAGGACAGGCAGCGATGCAGTTCCCGCAGGAGATGCAACTTGTTTGCAGAAGTCTTTTCTCCATCGACGGTTTGACCACTGATTTGAAGCCCCTGTACACAAATCCAAGGGCTGAAACTTTTACTATCTCGGAGCATGTACGCACACAGCGGCCACAGGAAATACATTTGTTCGGATCAAGGGAGATAAGCGGATGGGATTTATCAATCTTGAGTCTCCTCACATCACCCAGAAACTTTGTCAGATCTACACCGAAGTCTGTAGCATACTTTCTCAACGCACAATCGAAATATGCAGAGCATCCGCATTCCAGACAACGGGATGTCTCATTGAACACCTGTTCCTCGGTAAAGCCTGTCTCAACCTCTACGAGGCTTTGAATCCGTTCCCTAACTGGAAGCTCAGGCATTCTCTCTTTTTCTATTTTTGCCATGGGGAGGAATTCGCTTTCAGCGATCTCTCCAAAACTGTCTTTCTTACTCAAAAATTCCTTTTGTCTTGGTTCCATCTTGCCGGTGCGGAGAAAATCATCTATCGATTCAGCGGCCATCCTCCCGTGTGCAATGGCATCAATGGCCACTGCAGGACCTGTAATGGCATCGCCTCCTGCAAATACACCCGGAATAGATGTTTCAAAGCTTTCCTTGCTGGCCACAATTGCATTCTGTCTTGTAGCCTTAAGCTG includes these proteins:
- a CDS encoding sigma-54 dependent transcriptional regulator: MNKILVIDDDQAVLNYLNIFLLQAGTFDIKTLSNSTKAYSELAANQYDILLLDMDMPEVTGLDILRHIQENNVDVETIVLTGVEDVALAVSAMKLGAIEYLTKPVDTEQLLNLINAAMENRQNQKIIEQEVRVSPDLKFADAFKDIITQNEKMHNIFSVVEKMAQTDNSILIWGESGTGKELIARAIHKISKRNKENFVAVNAGTFANELFSSEFFGHNQGAFTGATTQKRGFLEVADKGTLFLDEIGELALPIQVKLLRVLQEGEFFRMGSTKNLKVDVRIIAATNKNLHQEIKTGDFRKDLFYRLNMNSVYLPPLRDRKGDIPLLCMHFLRKFSELNDKKIEKISEAAMKLLSHFDYPGNVRELMNIINSGVIVESTNELRKKSLPNYFLESAPMIDDGLAEIPLKALIDVEKEHIKKILHHTGGNKTRAAQILGISRINLISKVKKYMIE
- a CDS encoding ATP-binding protein; this translates as MKSSRNLQNVESDLKKRVQELECLYNIGPEIRSDGDLAQNLTKTATHLVQGLQFPEIAAAAIWLDGTEYSAESASEGEVAASLTAEILVSGKKRGSVEVYYKEDAPFLEEERRLIEEVSSKISKYVERRELHAKLQKYVDELQELIEEKQKYVGNLTELVEKKTTELQNSKKKYEDFFKDAPVPLIISRLNGDIVKANREFYRLLDYPEDGSVHLNYVRDRLYENPAVRPVIFQKLEEDGKIEALDLAVMDRHGNPIPVIASCLFIDMDGEKFVETGYKDIRVRKELERKLIEQNENLERKVLGRTVDLENQKNLLMKKNQELMTLTEKLRESKTRLQALFKTITDTVVVLDADFNILMSNQKSIGNKGKCYKKVFGQDQRCEDCLAERVFEEKTSVNQEKVVGDEYYLLQAYPIFGPDCEVTGTLEISRVITKEKNMERQLLQADKLTSLGQLVSGIGHEINNPNTFIRGNLHIVQEAMNDIFPILNAYYKSHPDMKIARLSYDIFKENIPILIDDMVQGSNRIKGIVDGLKKFAKRDEGFLNEVVSLNSITEACLRLVDNQIRRTADVKIDFDPKLPTVVGNSQKLQQVIVNILINASQAIEKPRGTIHVLSSFNEKEVMLRVRDDGKGMGERTAKQIFDPFFTTKRHQGGTGGGTGLGLSIAYGIIKEHQGRIDVESKEGIGTTFCIYLPRSPEEGK
- a CDS encoding molybdopterin-dependent oxidoreductase — protein: MKGSEYDLKCDFVISAIGQDIELGSMTAEGQLKATRQNAIVASKESFETSIPGVFAGGDAITGPAVAIDAIAHGRMAAESIDDFLRTGKMEPRQKEFLSKKDSFGEIAESEFLPMAKIEKERMPELPVRERIQSLVEVETGFTEEQVFNETSRCLECGCSAYFDCALRKYATDFGVDLTKFLGDVRRLKIDKSHPLISLDPNKCISCGRCVRTCSEIVKVSALGFVYRGFKSVVKPSMEKRLLQTSCISCGNCIAACPTGAITEKLPFRKPGPWDSRNVESICSFCSLGCNMSYKVFYDHCFTVANVDETSHNKGYLCSKGRFGYRYMIDKDRLLTPIIKKKGGHRNATWDEAIDYAAQRLDAIIKAYGPESVAVFGSPRMTNEELYLLQKFVRAGLKTNNIGSFTNLLNGVEQDSLDDMFGVTVSTTTMDDLHKANVVLVINADISEENLIAELKVKSAQKRGSYLVTVNSSETALNKFADLWINSKRGTNTALLNMICKALIDRGLGDIDFIESRTEGFEELKMSVSNLDMGAVSETTGVEDEKIVQLCNLLASPDKNVIVMYNIDSLWEKSCDDLKAIGNLMMLTGRIGKPGNGIVILRDYANSQGLLDMGVDAKYLPGNIRFRDTARIKKLGTKWGVDLKSVFKPVDIKADMENDKIKALIIFGEDPLNEPSNLRFTGNADFLLVVDNFVTATAMEADVVLPASVPVETSGSYTACDRMVQTFAKVFEPKTGMENWQIICKLAGKLNIPLTFGSVNDIAEQIKEDNPAYRNIAPGTSWGKALFEKKFMTGNGKGKFSAAMIEALPVNLEKKPYLFTENYYNMKIKSKLAE